The Antennarius striatus isolate MH-2024 chromosome 11, ASM4005453v1, whole genome shotgun sequence genome window below encodes:
- the cnrip1b gene encoding CB1 cannabinoid receptor-interacting protein 1b, with protein sequence MADVPQIVKIGISLKMLPNNTAVFFKSDGARFGQTRTIKLLTGSKYKIDVVIKPGAIEANSMSVGGVTFPLEQQSKDPQSVVYSGRYDTEGVMHTKSGERQPVQISIQFAEVGMFETVWQVKYYNYNKRDHCQWGNSFNSIEYECKPNDTRTLMWVNKEMFV encoded by the exons ATGGCCGACGTGCCTCAAATAGTCAAAATTGGAATATCCCTGAAGATGCTCCCCAACAACACCGCGGTGTTCTTCAAATCCGACGGAGCCAGGTTCGGACAGACCCGGACCATCAAGCTGCTCACCGGGTCCAAGTACAAAATCGATGTGGTCATTAAACCGGGGGCGATCGAGGCTAA ttcgATGAGCGTGGGTGGGGTGACCTTCCCCCTGGAGCAGCAGTCTAAAGACCCTCAGTCTGTGGTTTATTCTGGCCGGTATGACACAGAAGGAGTAATGCACACCAAGAGCGGAGAGAGGCAACCGGTTCAAATCAGCATACAG TTTGCAGAGGTGGGGATGTTTGAAACGGTGTGGCAGGTGAAATATTACAACTACAACAAGAGGGACCACTGCCAGTGGGGAAACAGCTTCAACAGCATCGAGTACGAATGCAAACCCAATGACACACGCACGCTCATGTGGGTCAACAAGGAGATGTTCGTCTAA